One Drosophila willistoni isolate 14030-0811.24 chromosome 2R unlocalized genomic scaffold, UCI_dwil_1.1 Seg167, whole genome shotgun sequence DNA segment encodes these proteins:
- the LOC6644059 gene encoding alpha-2-macroglobulin has translation MRRADALSVFICGTLALLQVMMEPVKAEQEGQYTIVGPGTIHSHRDYNVAVAVHHTKNPVTLKIGITGPSVNQSQTVELAKADEFKQLSFQLPPLESGDYNLTAEGVSGLEFKNTTKLNWEEFKPYIKIQTDKGKYKPGDTINYRVLFLDENLRPDAAGDNVVVWFEDSKRNRIKEEKHFKTRSGVYTGKFQLSEFATLGAWSLLVANSDDEKISESRVSRHKIHFARSSAEERVYFEVEKYVLPKYSVKMENTQQVSVKDGDLNIVLKANYTYGKPVNGKVLVNIHLEESSIWSNVDGETVRTDHPGHAMIATADMVNGKAKLDLNLKEFASYLPSKSSSSYVQITATVEEDFTGVKLNETGGFSLYPYRYEMSCQDYSKCFSFVADKEDDIVFKITLVDGTLLTDTKSVVKATFTEGIRHTYGFYGYGNEEKKPDLPEIEKKTFTFETHLNESSFAVFKVTLPDLPDIENFTRYYNIELEFDGEQRELYTTYPYREPKKIENPENEDEKEKEWFKVDVERPKDVWSLKSGQEYKVTLNSSRPFTYFVYNIIGRGNILLTERVELSEPQKIHNIVLKPDFLTSPYGRIYVYYVDDTGELRYAETTFHVDVELQNKLEITAPEEVKPGADVELEIKTEPKSFVALMAVDQSVLLLGSNNDITKDAFNWRLSRYDTSTPWQGGYSYYPGERSGVVTMTNANFFYNRTAPVSYPQAVAGFGGTFAMRKTAVAHDSVAQPLGAPQMEGVYSTQSALGFAGGAGNGAPAVRKNFAETWIFADIEETQTEIFKWIKTIPDTITNWVLTGFALHPQKGLAVTDDKVNIKTFQPFFVSVRLPYSVKRGEVISVPALVFNYLPKQLDVEVTLDNEDGEYDFVDASNEVIGEHKRSKTVRVGANEAGGVNFLIRPKVLGSILLKFTAISPLAGDAVHKSLKVVPEGVTQYQNRAFFVNLKKDVTEYKQNFELELPDDIVPDSQHVEFGVVGDLLGPVIKNLEHLLRLPSGCGEQTMSKLVPNYLVRDYLKSINKLTPGVENRIKRNLEEGYQHMIHYRHDDGSYSSFGPGKWREEDPERNGSTWLTAYVLRSFSQIKEIIKLDEKMLESGYQFLLGRQAENGSFTETGEYFYDSQRSGLTLTANALLALLEQEKLNQTAIDKAVEYLNSQLDKSDELLPKSVAIYALQKAKSPEASKHVAYLKSIAKQEDDRTWWTEDEEKLRASSGYCRRWWCWIWSHDVEITSYALLSLLESNQETPDAVLNTIRWLVAQRNSYGGFASTQDTVVGLQALIQFAKKTGYEAAKWQVNVSNKGLREKSEKLSISDENDLLLQTIEFPQGTKSLEFQAKGTGAALVQISYQYNIVEKEPKPSFKIETIIKPQSSPAKLELSVCVEYVEDGKAKASNMAILEVSLPSGYTADEETFKDIQNIERVRLVETKNDDSVVVIYFESLPKGELKCLPIDAYRTHSVANQKPAPVVLYDYYDTNKKATDYYQINSKLCDICEGSECKKNC, from the exons atgcgTCGCGCAGACGCTCTCAGTGTCTTCATTTGTGGCACGTTGGCCCTTCTCCAGGTGATGATGGAACCGGTAAAAGCCGAGCAAGAGGG ACAATATACAATTGTGGGCCCCGGAACAATTCACTCGCATCGCGATTATAATGTGGCTGTTGCTGTGCATCACACCAAAAATCCAGTGACCCTGAAGATCGGGATCACGGGTCCCTCTGTTAATCAAAGTCAAACGGTGGAGCTAGCCAAAGCGGATGAATTCAAGCAATTGAGTTTTCAGCTGCCTCCCCTGGAGTCGGGAGATTACAATCTGACCGCGGAAGGAGTATCTGGATTGGAGTTTAAGAACACCACCAAACTGAACTGGGAAGAGTTCAAGCCTTACATCAAAATACAGACCGATAAGGGTAAATACAAGCCCGGAGATACTATCAATTATCGTGTGCTATTCTTGGATGAGAATCTGCGACCGGATGCGGCCGGTGATAACGTGGTCGTTTGGTTTGAGGACTCCAAACGCAATCGCATCAAGGAGGAGAAGCACTTCAAAACCAGGTCTGGCGTATACACAGGTAAATTCCAACTATCGGAATTCGCCACCTTGGGCGCTTGGTCTCTGCTGGTCGCAAATAGTGATGATGAAAAAATTAG CGAGTCTCGAGTTTCAAGACATAAAATCCATTTCGCTAGATCTTCTGCCGAAGAGCGTGTTTACTTTGAAGTAGAGAAATATGTTTTGCCCAAGTATTCGGTTAAGATGGAGAATACTCAACAAGTTTCGGTCAAGGATGGCGATCTGAATATTGTGCTGAAGGCCAA CTACACCTATGGCAAACCCGTCAATGGAAAAGTGTTGGTCAACATTCACTTGGAAGAATCAAGTATTTGGTCTAATGTCGATGGCGAAACCGTGCGTACCGATCATCCGGGTCATGCAATGATAGCCACTGCTGATATGGTGAATGGCAAAGCCAAGTTGGATTTGAATCTTAAGGAATTTGCCAGCTATTTGCCATCCAAATCGTCCTCATCGTATGTCCAGATCACGGCAACCGTTGAAGAAGACTTCACGGGTGTGAAACTCAATGAAACTGGCGGTTTCTCGTTATACCCCTACCGCTATGAGATGTCTTGTCAGGATTATTCCAAATGTTTCTCATTTGTAGCCGATAAGGAAGATGACATCGTCTTTAAAATCACTCTGGTCGATGGCACTCTACTAACAGATACCAAGTCGGTGGTAAAAGCCACTTTCACCGAGGGTATACGTCACACCTATGGCTTCTATGGCTATGGAAACGAGGAAAAGAAGCCAGATTTGCCAGAGATTGAAAAGAAAACCTTTACTTTTGAGACCCATTTGAATGAATCGAGTTTTGCCGTTTTCAAGGTGACATTACCAGATCTTCCAGACATCGAGAACTTTACACGATATTACAACATTGAACTGGAGTTTGATGGTGAGCAGCGAGAGCTTTATACCACTTACCCCTACAGGGAGCCCAAGAAAATCGAGAATCCCGAAAATGAGGATGAGAAGGAAAAGGAATGGTTCAAGGTCGATGTGGAGAGGCCCAAAGATGTTTGGTC CTTAAAATCAGGCCAGGAATACAAGGTAACCCTAAACTCCAGTCGTCCTTTCACTTATTTCGTCTACAACATTATTGGACGTGGCAACATTTTGCTTACCGAACGAGTGGAGCTCTCGGAACCTCAGAAGATCCATAATATCGTGCTCAAGCCCGATTTCCTGACCTCACCCTATGGCCGGATTTACGTCTATTATGTCGATGACACCGGAGAATTGCGGTATGCCGAGACCACATTCCATGTGGACGTTGAGTTGCAGAACAAGTTAGAGATTACGGCACCCGAAGAGGTCAAGCCTGGCGCCGATGTCGAGCTGGAGATCAAAACGGAACCCAAATCATTTGTTGCTCTCATGGCCGTCGATCAGAGTGTCCTGTTGCTGGGCAGCAACAACGATATCACCAAGGATGCGTTCAACTGGCGCTTGAGTAGATATGATACCTCAACACCCTGGCAGGGTGGATATTCCTATTACCCCGGCGAACGAAGTGGTGTAGTGACCATGACCAATGCAAACTTTTTCTACAATCGCACTGCACCGGTTAGCTATCCAC AAGCCGTTGCAGGGTTTGGTGGAACGTTCGCCATGCGCAAAACTGCTGTGGCACATGACTCGGTGGCCCAGCCCTTGGGTGCTCCACAAATGGAAGGTGTGTACAGCACTCAGTCAGCACTAGGCTTCGCTGGTGGGGCGGGAAATGGTGCTCCAGCTGTTCGTAAGAACTTTGCCGAAACCTGGATATTCGCCGATATTGAGGAAACCCAAACGGAGATATTCAAATGGATCAAGACTATTCCCGATACCATAACCAACTGGGTGCTCACTGGATTCGCGTTGCATCCTCAGAAGGGTTTGGCTGTGACCGACGACAAAGTGAATATAAAGACATTCCAGCCGTTCTTCGTCTCGGTCCGTTTGCCATATTCGGTGAAACGCGGCGAGGTTATCAGTGTGCCTGCCCTGGTCTTCAACTATTTGCCGAAACAACTGGATGTGGAGGTCACTCTTGACAATGAGGATGGTGAATACGACTTCGTTGATGCTTCGAACGAGGTGATCGGCGAACACAAACGCTCAAAGACGGTTCGTGTGGGCGCCAATGAGGCAGGCGGTGTCAACTTCCTTATTCGTCCGAAGGTCCTCGGAAgtattttgttgaaattcacGGCCATTTCACCTTTGGCTGGTGATGCTGTCCACAAATCATTGAAGGTTGTTCCCGAGGGTGTTACCCAATATCAGAATCGTGCCTTCTTTGTCAATCTGAAAAAGGATGTGACTGAATATAAGCAAAACTTTGAGCTGGAATTGCCCGATGACATTGTGCCCGACTCCCAACACGTTGAATTCGGCGTTGTGGGAGATCTGCTGGGTCCCGTGATTAAGAACCTGGAACATCTGTTGCGTTTGCCCAGCGGCTGTGGTGAACAGACGATGTCCAAGCTAGTGCCCAATTATTTGGTTCGCGACTACCTGAAAAGCATCAATAAATTGACTCCCGGCGTGGAGAACAGAATTAAACGGAATCTCGAGGAAGGCTATCAGCATATGATCCATTATCGCCACGACGATGGCAGCTACAGCAGCTTTGGGCCAGGCAAATGGCGGGAGGAGGACCCGGAACGCAATGGCTCCACCTGGCTCACTGCATATGTTCTGCGCTCCTTTAGCCAGATCAAGGAGATCATCAAATTAGATGAAAAGATGCTGGAAAGTGGATATCAATTTCTTCTTGGACGCCAGGCCGAGAATGGTAGCTTCACCGAGACTGGTGAATACTTTTATGACTCTCAGCGTTCCGGTCTGACCCTTACAGCGAATGCCTTGCTGGCTCTCCTTGAGCAGGAGAAACTCAACCAAACGGCCATTGACAAAGCAGTCGAATACTTGAATTCCCAATTGGACAAGTCCGACGAGTTGCTGCCTAAATCCGTGGCTATTTATGCACTGCAGAAGGCCAAGTCCCCAGAAGCGTCCAAGCACGTTGCCTATCTAAAGTCCATAGCCAAACAGGAGGATGATCGCACTTGGTGGACCGAAGATGAGGAGAAGTTGAGGGCCTCTTCAGGATATTGCCGACGTTGGTGGTGCTGGATCTGGAGCCATGATGTGGAGATCACTTCCTATGCTCTGCTCTCACTTCTGGAAAGCAACCAAGAGACTCCCGATGCAGTACTTAATACCATTCGCTGGCTCGTAGCTCAACGTAATAGCTATGGCGGTTTCGCCTCCACACAGGACACCGTGGTGGGCCTTCAGGCTCTTATTCAATTCGCCAAAAAGACAGGCTATGAGGCCGCCAAGTGGCAAGTGAATGTCTCCAATAAGGGATTGCGTGAGAAATCCGAGAAACTATCCATATCGGACGAGAATGACTTACTTCTGCAAACTATCGAGTTTCCCCAAGGCACCAAATCCCTTGAATTCCAAGCGAAAGGCACTGGAGCTGCCCTCGTCCAGATAAGCTATCAATATAATATTGTAGAAAAGGAACCAAAGCCTAGCTTTAAGATAGAGACCATCATCAAACCACAATCTTCACCAGCTAAATTGGAGTTGAGCGTGTGCGTCGAGTATGTTGAAGATGGCAAAGCAAAGGCCTCAAACATGGCCATCCTAGAGGTATCCTTACCATCTGGCTATACGGCCGACGAGGAGACCTTCAAGGACATACAGAATATTGAACGTGTCAGG CTGGTGGAAACCAAAAATGATGATTCCGTAGTCGTCATCTACTTCGAGAGCCTGCCCAAGGGTGAGCTCAAATGCCTCCCAATCGACGCCTATCGCACCCATTCGGTGGCCAATCAGAAACCCGCCCCTGTCGTCCTCTACGACTACTACGACACGAACAAGAAGGCCACTGACTACTAtcaaattaattcaaaactttGCGATATCTGCGAGGGGTCAGAGTGCAAGAAAAATTGCTAA